In Candidatus Dormiibacterota bacterium, the genomic stretch CGCGCGCTGACGTTCGTCGCCGACAGTCCCGCGCTCGGAACGGCCTTGCGCGCGGAGATCGGTTTCGCGTGCTTAGACGACGCTCAGGAGCTGGGCGCAAACGATCTCGCGCTCCTGCGCGCAGTCTTCGGAAAAGAACTGACCGGCGTGACCTTTGCGGGCGATGCGTCCTCCACGTTGGGCTCGTTTCGCGGAGCCCGCCCCGAAGCGACGTTCGCGAGTGCCGCGCAGACGTTTATTCTAAGCGCGCAAGTACGTTCCCCGATCGCGCTGGAACTCGCAGCGCGCCAACTGGGCGCCTCGCACGAAAAACCGGATGCGCGCGCAGTTGAACCGGCGTTACACATCCATCGCGCAAAATCGCCGCAACTCGAAGCCGCAACGATCGCAGATTGGGTCAAGGCGCGACTGGCCGAAGGTGCGCCCGCCAACCGTATCGCGCTGCTCTTTCGCTCGGTATGCGACGTGCACGCTTACGAATCGGCGCTTCTGGACCGCGGCATCCCAACCCAAATCGGTGGCGACTTCAACGTCTTCACCGATCCTCGCGCCCTCGACGCGATCGCGCTGCTGTGGAATGCTTGGGACCCCTTCCGCCACGATTGGCTGCTGCGCACGCTCTCGAATCCCCTGATGGCCTTAAGCGACAGCACCCTCGCGCTTCTCTGCTCCGAGCCGGGCGATGCTCAAACGACACTCTTTCTCTCCGAGAGCGACGCGGCGCCGCTGGTTCGTCCCAATCGTTGGGACCCGAAGCGTCACGTGCGTTTGGGTTGGAACGTGACGCGCGGCGACCGAGATAGCGACCTCAACGAGACCGCCCGTGCCCGCGTCCGGCATTTTCGCGAACTGCGCAACCGATGGATCGCCGCGCTCGGAACGCAGCCGCTCGATCGCTGGATCGAGCGCGTCTGGAACGACGGACTCGCACACGCGGGTGCCCCCGGCAGCGCACGCGCGCTCGCACAGGAACACGTCCTCGCGAGCCTCTACGCCCGCCTTCGCGCGCTCCTGGAGACGATGCCGGACGCCACCCTCGGAGATCTGCTGGAAAGCGTCGCCTTGCGAGCGGAGAGTACGCTCGAAACCAGCGATACGAACGACGACGAGCGCTTCGTCCGGATCCTCAGTATCGATGCGGCGCGCGGCCTAGAGTTCGATCACGTCGTCATCGCAGATGCCCGCGCCGGTGCGTTCCCACGCTGGTACGTGCCGGATACGTTTCTGTTTAGCCCCAAATACGGCATCGTGCCTAAGGATAACGTCGGTGACGCGACCGCCGCACGAACGGCAAAGTTCACCTACTACATGCATCGCAGCAAAGCGCGCGACCACTACAACGCGCAAGAACGCAGAGCCTTCATCTACGCGTTACGCCGCGCTCGCAAGAGCGCGCTCGTTACGGCCTCGGGACGCGTCACGCGAGGCGTCACCGCCCCCGAATTCTTGGAGGAACTTCGAGCCGTTCGCTTGCCGGGAACGGTCGTCATCTAACCATGCGGCTCGTCGAAATCGCTCCTCCCGACTATGCCCGAGACGTCCTTCCCTTGAGCGCCCATCTATGGGCGGGTCGCCGCGACATGGATCTTTACATCGCGCAAACCCTCGAAATCGCGGCGAGCGGCTACGGCAAGCGTCACTACAAAACGTTCGGACTCTACGACGGACCCCAGCTGCTTGCGTCGTTCAAGCGCTATCAGCGCACCATCCGATGGCAGCAGCAGGGCTTACGCGGCGTAGGCATCGGAGCCGTCTTTACGCCGGAGCACTTTCGCGGCCGAGGCTACGCCAGCGCGATGCTCGCGATGCTCCTCGATCGCGCTCGCAACGACGGCGATGACTTCGCATACCTCTTCTCCGACATCCGCCCGCATTTCTACGAAGAACTCGGCTTCACGCAGTTGCCCTCTCGCGCTATCTCGCTGCGCGCCGACACGCTCGCTAGTAAGCGCATCGAAGTCGCTCGACTCGACGACCAGGATTGGAGCGGCGTGCAACGCTGCTTCAATCTTTCGGAGCGAACCCGCCCTTGGGCGATGCTCCGCACCCCGCTCGTGTGGGATTGGATCCGCTTACGAACCCGCCACGGATCGGAACATGCGGCCGGCGTGGAGACCAATCTCGTCCTGCGTCGTGGACGCAGCATCGCGGCATACGCTCTGGGCGTACGCGCCCTCGAGCACGACGCATACATCATCGACGAATTCGGTACCGCCGACGACGAAGCCGCAGCCCTCCTTCCCGCGCTGCTACGCGCCGCCGCAGGCGATCTGCGCCGCGTCGTCGGCTGGTTACCGCCCGACGGCGCGCGCGAACTGCTCCCACGCGGCTCCGTACGCAAACGCCGAGACGCAATCTTCATGGCCGCACCGCTAAGCGCGGCCGCAACAAAATGGCTGGATGCCGCAGCATCTCCATCATCCGCCGACGGCATCTGGAGCACCGACCACATCTAACGCCGCACGCTAGCGTTTCGCGTTTCGCGTTTCGCCTTTCGCCTTTCGCCTTTCGCCTTTCGCGTTGGAGTTTAGTGCTCGGGTGAGCGAGGGTGATGTGGGGTTGCGGGCCGTGTGAGAGCTCCCCGGAGCCAGGATGGCGGGAGGGGAGCTGAACCGAGTAGCATTTTTACACGGATGTAAAAATGCGCGCGTGCCCGCAACCCCATATCACCCTTGCTCACCCGGGCACTTGCACCTCACAGAAAGCTAATCTGCAACGGCTCTCCCGGCACGAGCGAAGCGACGCGCAGCCCGATGAGACGGACCGGCGCGCCTTGGAGATCGGCGCGGCGCAGACAGTACAACGCCGCTTTGAGGATGCGGCGCGCGTCGCGCGTCGGTTCGGCGAGATGCGTTTGACGACCGTGCGTTCGGAAATCCGCGCGTTTGATTTTGACGCCGACGGTGCAGGCGCTAAGCCCCTCGCGTTCGAGCTTTTCGGCGACCTCGGCTGCTTGCGCTCGCAACACTTCGGCTAAGCGGCGCTCTTCTCGGAC encodes the following:
- a CDS encoding 3'-5' exonuclease, which gives rise to LAAATAFYAKPPNFAHPELLHATKDTYRDSLDVSDKELARQHRREIDLSKILAKLYRTYVDRLTDSGLLTPTEAVARALTFVADSPALGTALRAEIGFACLDDAQELGANDLALLRAVFGKELTGVTFAGDASSTLGSFRGARPEATFASAAQTFILSAQVRSPIALELAARQLGASHEKPDARAVEPALHIHRAKSPQLEAATIADWVKARLAEGAPANRIALLFRSVCDVHAYESALLDRGIPTQIGGDFNVFTDPRALDAIALLWNAWDPFRHDWLLRTLSNPLMALSDSTLALLCSEPGDAQTTLFLSESDAAPLVRPNRWDPKRHVRLGWNVTRGDRDSDLNETARARVRHFRELRNRWIAALGTQPLDRWIERVWNDGLAHAGAPGSARALAQEHVLASLYARLRALLETMPDATLGDLLESVALRAESTLETSDTNDDERFVRILSIDAARGLEFDHVVIADARAGAFPRWYVPDTFLFSPKYGIVPKDNVGDATAARTAKFTYYMHRSKARDHYNAQERRAFIYALRRARKSALVTASGRVTRGVTAPEFLEELRAVRLPGTVVI
- a CDS encoding GNAT family N-acetyltransferase — protein: MRLVEIAPPDYARDVLPLSAHLWAGRRDMDLYIAQTLEIAASGYGKRHYKTFGLYDGPQLLASFKRYQRTIRWQQQGLRGVGIGAVFTPEHFRGRGYASAMLAMLLDRARNDGDDFAYLFSDIRPHFYEELGFTQLPSRAISLRADTLASKRIEVARLDDQDWSGVQRCFNLSERTRPWAMLRTPLVWDWIRLRTRHGSEHAAGVETNLVLRRGRSIAAYALGVRALEHDAYIIDEFGTADDEAAALLPALLRAAAGDLRRVVGWLPPDGARELLPRGSVRKRRDAIFMAAPLSAAATKWLDAAASPSSADGIWSTDHI